CGAGCGGACAAACGCGGCTTTGGCATGGTCCGCAAGGGAGCTTCTTCTGGATATGCACGGCCTCGGCCTGATGGTTTTCGCTCCACTCGATGTGCGTCGGCCCGAACAGCGACACGACGGGGACGCCGAACGCCGCCGCGAAATGACGCGGCCCGCTATCGGTCGTCACCATAAGGCGCGAACGCTCGACGCATGCCTTCGAGAGCCCGATGCTTAGGGGCTGGTCGGCTAAGGTGTCGTCGGCCAGAGACGTCACGCGCGGATGATTGGCTTGCGCCACGACATCGCGCGCAACCTCGCGCTCGGCCGGGCCGCAAAGCATCAGCACGGAAGCGTCGGTCCGAGCGACGAGGCGACGGGCCAACTCGGCGAAGTACTCGTTCGGCCAAACCTTCGCGGCACCGTAAGCGCCGCCGGAGTTGAACACGATCGTCGGACGATCGCGCGGGAGCCCGAGCGTTTGCCAAGTTCGCTCGGCGGCCGCGCGATCTGCCGGGGAGACGGCCAGCTCCAAGCGAGGCGACTCCGGCGGACAGCCGAGGGCGTAGGCGAGCTCGAGATAGTAGTCGAGCACCGGCGCCGGCGTGTAGCGACGTGCGCCGTACCAGGTGCGCCCGGCGTAGAGAGGGGTGAGCTTGTCGGTGAGCAGCGGACCGCGCAAGGCGCGCGCATAGCCGACGCGCCGGCGAGCCCCGCTGAGCCGCGCCAAGACTCCGGTGCGCAACGAGTTCGTGAGCAATACGACGGCATCGAGCTGCTCGGCCCGCAGCTTTTGAACCAATGCGCGGCTATGAAGCTCGGCATGCTTCGAGCGCGGGTCGTAGTACAGCTCGCCGTCGAGCCACGGAGTTCCGGCGAGCACCTGCGCCACGTAAGGTCGCATCACGCCGACCATCCGGCCTTCCGGCCCGAGCATGCGCCGCAAGGCGCGCAGAGTCGGCGTCGCCATGACGACGTCGCCGATCCAGTTCGGAAGAAAGATGCCGAGGCGCATGGAAGCGAGCAGTGGTCAGTGGTCGGTGGTCAGTGGTCGGTTAGGAAAGGAGGAGAGAGCTACTGGTGGAGCCGCGCTGAGGAGGTTTTGGCTTGGATCGGTTGGCCGACTTGGAAGTGGGGGGCCGGGATCGCCGGCTTGCTACCTGTTGGCTGGTTCAGTGCGGTTTGGTTGAGTGCTTCGACGATGTGGCTTGTTGAGATGCCGTCGACCATGCCGGCGATGCAGACTTGGCCGCCGTACGATTCGACGATGTCGTACCCGACGATCTCTTCGCGCTTATAAGCTCCCCCTTTGACCAACACCTCGGGCCGAAGCGTTGCGATGAGCTCGCGCGGCGTATCGTCGTCGAAATTCACCACGTAAGCCACGCAGCCGAGCGCTGCGAGAATGGCCGAGCGATCGATCGCGCCGATCACCGGCCGGGTCGGCCCTTTCAAACGGCGCACCGAAGCATCGCTGTTGACGCCGACGATCAGGATGTCGCCGAGCTGAGCCGCCTCTTGCAAGTAGGTGACGTGCCCGACGTGGAGCAGGTCGAAGCAGCCGTTCGTAAAGACGATCTTCTGGCCTGCGGCACGGTGCGCGGCCACGAGCGTCGAAAGAATGGGAAGGGCGACGACTTTGCCCGTGCCCGCGGCTCGATCGGCGGCGAGGCGCGCCATGATTTCGCGACGTGGAATCGGCGTGCAGCCGACCTTTTCGACTTCGAGCCCGCCGGCGACGTTCGCCAAGCGCACGGCATCGGCCGGTTCAACTCCGGCGGCGAAGCAAACGCCGATCATCGCGAGCACCATGTCGCCGGCGCCGGTGATGTCGTACACGGCGCGGGCCTGGGTCGGGTAGACCTCGCCGCGCCCTTCCGGAGCGACGAGTGCCATGCCGTCGCGATCGAGCGTGACGATACCGAAGTCGAGTTTCAATTCGCGGCAGAGTTTCCAACCGGC
Above is a window of Planctomycetia bacterium DNA encoding:
- the waaF gene encoding lipopolysaccharide heptosyltransferase II, whose product is MRLGIFLPNWIGDVVMATPTLRALRRMLGPEGRMVGVMRPYVAQVLAGTPWLDGELYYDPRSKHAELHSRALVQKLRAEQLDAVVLLTNSLRTGVLARLSGARRRVGYARALRGPLLTDKLTPLYAGRTWYGARRYTPAPVLDYYLELAYALGCPPESPRLELAVSPADRAAAERTWQTLGLPRDRPTIVFNSGGAYGAAKVWPNEYFAELARRLVARTDASVLMLCGPAEREVARDVVAQANHPRVTSLADDTLADQPLSIGLSKACVERSRLMVTTDSGPRHFAAAFGVPVVSLFGPTHIEWSENHQAEAVHIQKKLPCGPCQSRVCPLGTHQCMRDLSVDEVEKATLRMLAKYPASQVHSLSA
- the rfaE2 gene encoding D-glycero-beta-D-manno-heptose 1-phosphate adenylyltransferase yields the protein MPPTDLIPLFAALGRPRVLVLGDLILDRYTWGNAERVSQEAPVILLRADEREARLGGAANVCNMLRGLEAEVTCAGIVGQDLDGRLVRRMLRDLGIDDSLVMFDEERPTTVKERFIGRAQGRHPHQILRVDSEVRDPLRADLAHELSDRILAELERFDVVLISDYDKGVCAPRLLRAVIDAARTLGKPVIVDPIRGSDYSRYRGATTMTPNRSEAAGATGIEIKTHDDAIRAGWKLCRELKLDFGIVTLDRDGMALVAPEGRGEVYPTQARAVYDITGAGDMVLAMIGVCFAAGVEPADAVRLANVAGGLEVEKVGCTPIPRREIMARLAADRAAGTGKVVALPILSTLVAAHRAAGQKIVFTNGCFDLLHVGHVTYLQEAAQLGDILIVGVNSDASVRRLKGPTRPVIGAIDRSAILAALGCVAYVVNFDDDTPRELIATLRPEVLVKGGAYKREEIVGYDIVESYGGQVCIAGMVDGISTSHIVEALNQTALNQPTGSKPAIPAPHFQVGQPIQAKTSSARLHQ